In Oryzihumus leptocrescens, the following are encoded in one genomic region:
- a CDS encoding nitroreductase/quinone reductase family protein: MDTAALWRGARARTRAFRRWMYRDGRPGTLARAANRLSAWQFSAGLLSPARAITLEVRGRRTGRTISFPLVLAELGGRHYVVSMLGEDTSWVRNVRAAGGRAVVRRRRATPVRLVEVPPGERAAYLKRYLDQAPGARPHVPVDRHAPLAEFEAVAARFPVFRVEPAVEPVR, encoded by the coding sequence GTGGACACCGCGGCGCTGTGGCGGGGGGCCAGGGCGCGCACGCGGGCGTTCCGGCGCTGGATGTACCGCGACGGGCGCCCGGGCACCCTGGCCCGGGCCGCCAACCGGCTCTCGGCCTGGCAGTTCTCGGCCGGCCTGCTCTCGCCCGCCCGTGCGATCACGCTGGAGGTGCGCGGCCGTCGTACGGGCCGCACCATCTCCTTCCCGCTGGTCCTGGCCGAGCTCGGCGGCCGGCACTACGTCGTCTCGATGCTTGGTGAGGACACCAGCTGGGTGCGCAACGTGCGCGCCGCCGGCGGCCGCGCGGTGGTCCGGCGCCGCCGGGCCACGCCGGTGCGGCTGGTGGAGGTGCCTCCCGGCGAGCGCGCGGCCTACCTCAAGCGCTACCTGGACCAGGCCCCCGGGGCCCGCCCGCACGTGCCGGTGGACCGGCACGCCCCGCTGGCCGAGTTCGAGGCGGTGGCCGCGAGGTTCCCGGTGTTCCGCGTCGAGCCGGCCGTCGAACCGGTCCGGTGA
- a CDS encoding acyl-CoA dehydrogenase family protein yields MSTHEVTNQVPPLLGHNVVDSDPALTEGLARWGDATDRAGLSRLGELAGTARAQAWGDQADRVTPVLHTHSPRGERIDEVEFHPAWHELMSTAVSHGLTAEPWTRPPGTGAHVRRAAGFVAWSQVEAGHGCPVSMTYAAVPALMTSPELGALWAPLLASREYDFGLRPRADKTGAIAGMGMTEKQGGSDVRRNATVATPSPGGPLEGGDTYRLTGHKWFCSAPMSDVFLVLAQAPGGLTCFVVPRVLADGSRNTFAIQRLKDKLGNRSNASSEIELDGTWGVRLGDEGRGIRTILDMVAATRLDCVLGSASTMRAALVRAVHHTRHRRAFGAALVDQPLMRNVLTDLALESEAATTLGLRLAAAVDEGDIAFSRLAVAVAKFWVCKRTSPMVAEALECLGGNGFVEENGLARLYREAPLNSIWEGSGNVNALDVVRAVTREPHALEALHRELALARGADARLDTAIERSVAAARELATSDPGDAQAGARGVVELLATTLQASLLVRFAPAHVSGVFVASRLGGEHGHSFGTLPAAAVRAAGTQVIDRAFAG; encoded by the coding sequence GTGAGCACACACGAGGTCACCAACCAGGTCCCGCCGCTGCTCGGCCACAACGTGGTCGACTCCGACCCCGCCCTCACCGAGGGCCTGGCCCGGTGGGGTGACGCGACCGACCGGGCCGGGCTGAGCCGGCTCGGCGAGCTCGCGGGGACGGCGCGGGCGCAGGCCTGGGGCGACCAGGCCGACCGGGTCACCCCGGTGCTGCACACCCACTCCCCCCGCGGCGAGCGCATCGACGAGGTCGAGTTCCACCCGGCGTGGCACGAGCTGATGTCGACCGCGGTCTCCCACGGCCTCACCGCCGAGCCCTGGACCCGCCCGCCCGGGACGGGCGCGCACGTGCGCCGGGCCGCCGGGTTCGTCGCCTGGTCACAGGTCGAGGCGGGCCACGGCTGCCCGGTGTCCATGACGTATGCCGCGGTGCCGGCCCTCATGACCAGCCCCGAGCTCGGTGCCCTGTGGGCTCCCCTGCTCGCCTCCCGCGAGTACGACTTCGGCCTGCGGCCGCGCGCGGACAAGACCGGCGCGATCGCCGGGATGGGGATGACCGAGAAGCAGGGCGGCTCGGACGTGCGCCGCAACGCGACCGTGGCCACGCCCTCCCCCGGCGGGCCGCTCGAGGGCGGGGACACCTACCGGCTGACCGGCCACAAGTGGTTCTGCTCGGCCCCGATGAGCGACGTCTTCCTCGTCCTCGCCCAGGCGCCCGGCGGGCTCACCTGCTTCGTGGTTCCCCGGGTGCTGGCCGACGGCAGCCGCAACACCTTCGCGATCCAGCGGCTCAAGGACAAGCTGGGCAACCGATCCAACGCCTCCTCCGAGATCGAGCTCGACGGCACGTGGGGGGTGCGCCTGGGCGACGAGGGCCGCGGCATCCGCACCATCCTGGACATGGTGGCCGCGACCCGGCTGGACTGCGTCCTGGGCTCGGCGTCGACCATGCGCGCCGCGCTCGTCCGGGCCGTGCACCACACCCGCCACCGCCGGGCCTTCGGTGCCGCACTGGTCGACCAGCCCCTGATGCGCAACGTGCTGACCGACCTGGCCCTGGAGTCCGAGGCGGCGACGACGCTGGGCCTGCGCCTGGCCGCCGCCGTCGACGAGGGCGACATCGCCTTCTCCCGGCTGGCCGTCGCCGTGGCCAAGTTCTGGGTCTGCAAGCGCACCTCGCCGATGGTGGCCGAGGCGCTGGAGTGCTTGGGCGGCAACGGGTTCGTCGAGGAGAACGGGCTGGCCCGGCTCTACCGCGAGGCGCCGTTGAACTCGATCTGGGAGGGCTCGGGCAACGTCAACGCCCTCGACGTGGTGCGTGCCGTCACCCGTGAGCCGCACGCCCTGGAGGCGCTGCACCGGGAGCTCGCCCTGGCCCGGGGCGCTGACGCCCGCCTCGACACCGCGATCGAGCGCTCCGTGGCGGCGGCGCGCGAGCTGGCCACCAGCGACCCCGGTGACGCGCAGGCCGGGGCTCGCGGGGTCGTGGAGCTTCTCGCCACCACCCTGCAGGCGAGCCTGCTGGTCCGCTTCGCACCGGCACACGTCTCCGGGGTGTTCGTCGCGAGCCGCCTCGGCGGCGAGCACGGGCACAGCTTCGGCACCCTGCCTGCAGCGGCGGTCCGCGCAGCGGGGACGCAGGTCATCGACCGGGCGTTCGCGGGCTGA
- a CDS encoding PaaX family transcriptional regulator has product MPDALTAPLTAQRSRTVVVSFLGAVVRPMGGWMPIRGAVDLLTPMGLDAQSVRTAVFRLKQRDWLTPETRAGVRGYALTDTALAALAAGDAVIWHAREPADLADGWCVLSFSVPESARARRHQLRSRLTALGFGMLGGGVWIAPARMAEAAERAVEELGLTSRCALFVGRHVGGEQLSELISDSWNLEEIDQQYQEFIGSCADLATTSDAGEAPEGADAFTAYLGVIDRWRKLPYRDPGLPPEVLPAGWSGPAAGALFERLVAGLEARALTHAATSWPAAAQHPPRARKPASP; this is encoded by the coding sequence GTGCCCGACGCGCTGACCGCCCCCCTGACGGCACAGCGGTCCCGCACGGTCGTCGTCAGCTTCCTCGGGGCGGTCGTCCGGCCGATGGGCGGCTGGATGCCGATCCGGGGTGCCGTCGACCTGTTGACGCCGATGGGGCTCGACGCCCAGAGCGTTCGCACCGCCGTCTTCCGCCTCAAGCAGCGGGACTGGCTCACGCCGGAGACCCGGGCGGGCGTGCGTGGCTACGCGCTGACCGACACGGCCCTGGCCGCCCTGGCCGCGGGCGACGCGGTCATCTGGCACGCCCGTGAGCCGGCGGACCTGGCGGATGGCTGGTGCGTCCTCAGCTTCTCGGTGCCCGAGTCCGCCCGGGCGCGGCGCCACCAGCTGCGGTCACGGCTCACCGCCCTGGGGTTCGGGATGCTGGGCGGGGGCGTCTGGATCGCCCCGGCCCGGATGGCCGAAGCCGCCGAGCGAGCCGTCGAGGAGCTCGGCCTCACCTCGCGGTGCGCCCTGTTCGTCGGCCGGCACGTCGGTGGCGAGCAGCTGTCCGAGCTGATCTCCGACAGCTGGAACCTCGAGGAGATCGACCAGCAGTACCAGGAGTTCATCGGCTCCTGCGCGGACCTCGCGACGACGTCCGACGCCGGTGAGGCACCTGAGGGCGCTGACGCCTTCACCGCGTACCTCGGCGTCATCGACCGGTGGCGCAAGCTGCCCTACCGCGACCCGGGCCTGCCTCCCGAGGTGCTGCCCGCGGGCTGGAGCGGACCCGCGGCCGGTGCACTCTTCGAGCGCCTCGTCGCCGGGCTGGAGGCGCGCGCCCTCACCCACGCCGCCACGTCGTGGCCGGCGGCCGCACAGCACCCGCCGCGCGCACGAAAGCCAGCGAGCCCCTGA
- a CDS encoding YihY/virulence factor BrkB family protein, with protein sequence MSPKDRVRRRLARVPGALALARLAVATWRLCLRYRVTGLASEAGFFALLSLPPLVLGIFGGVGYVGRWLGPDTTGQVSTAIERYAERFLTDASVRQVIVPTVDDVLRNGRIDVISIGFVLSLWSGSRALNVFVDTISIMYGQSGVRGIVRTRALSFTLYLVALVVGVVVMPLVTVGPSVMARLLPARLEFLIGLYWPTVVILTVASLTTLFHVSTPRRSPWKRDIPGAVLTLAIWLLSSFVLRLWLGASVGGTSIYGPLAAPIVVLIWLYFLAIAVLIGAAFNAAARQLWPVQERFSSRARLISWLREESRRRREGAVAGGAVDATGALTGLPGATPMPQAGSPVTPAESPAHAPARSERRRPAHERPLTPMPEPSAPAGADRQLDSDPRNRLLSDRTHGG encoded by the coding sequence ATGAGCCCGAAGGACCGCGTCCGCCGGCGCCTGGCCCGTGTGCCAGGGGCCCTCGCCCTCGCCCGGCTCGCCGTGGCGACGTGGCGGCTGTGCCTGCGCTACCGCGTCACCGGGCTCGCGTCCGAGGCCGGGTTCTTCGCCCTGCTGTCGCTGCCGCCGCTGGTGCTGGGGATCTTCGGCGGTGTCGGCTACGTCGGGCGCTGGCTGGGCCCGGACACGACCGGCCAGGTCAGCACGGCGATCGAGCGGTATGCCGAGCGCTTCCTCACCGACGCCAGCGTGCGGCAGGTCATCGTGCCCACCGTCGACGACGTCCTGCGCAACGGGCGCATCGACGTCATCTCGATCGGCTTCGTCCTCTCCCTGTGGTCGGGCTCGCGGGCCCTGAACGTCTTCGTCGACACCATCTCGATCATGTACGGCCAGAGCGGGGTGCGCGGGATCGTGCGCACCCGCGCGTTGAGCTTCACCCTCTACCTGGTGGCCCTCGTGGTCGGCGTCGTCGTCATGCCGCTGGTCACGGTCGGTCCCAGCGTCATGGCGCGGCTGCTGCCGGCCCGGCTGGAGTTCCTCATCGGGCTGTACTGGCCCACGGTGGTGATCCTGACCGTCGCCAGCCTGACCACGCTGTTCCACGTCAGCACGCCCCGGCGCTCGCCGTGGAAGCGGGACATCCCCGGCGCGGTGCTGACGCTGGCGATCTGGCTGCTCAGCTCGTTCGTCCTGCGGCTGTGGCTGGGCGCCTCCGTCGGCGGGACCTCCATCTACGGCCCGCTGGCCGCGCCGATCGTGGTGCTGATCTGGTTGTACTTCCTCGCGATCGCCGTGCTCATCGGGGCGGCCTTCAACGCCGCCGCGCGCCAGCTGTGGCCGGTGCAGGAGCGGTTCAGCTCGCGCGCCCGGCTCATCTCGTGGCTGCGCGAGGAGTCCCGACGCCGACGGGAGGGGGCCGTCGCCGGCGGGGCCGTCGACGCCACGGGGGCGCTCACCGGACTGCCCGGCGCCACTCCCATGCCTCAGGCCGGGAGCCCCGTGACCCCGGCGGAGAGCCCCGCACATGCGCCGGCCAGGAGTGAGCGGCGCCGCCCCGCGCACGAACGGCCGCTCACGCCGATGCCCGAGCCGAGCGCGCCGGCCGGTGCCGACCGCCAGTTGGACTCCGATCCTCGAAATCGGCTACTGTCTGACCGCACGCACGGCGGGTAG
- a CDS encoding DUF6325 family protein codes for MTDQMTAPVNQPLDELGPVDWIVVEFPGSRFRGEIIPTLEQLVRSGTIRVLDLVLIRKGEDGSLDFSELSEVDESELGVLRAYETELAWLLSEDDVAAVAEVIEPGSTAALLVWENAWAAPFASALRHAGGHLVDSGRIPVQALIQAIEEEEAEDAGEGE; via the coding sequence ATGACCGACCAGATGACAGCCCCGGTGAACCAGCCGCTCGACGAGCTCGGCCCGGTGGACTGGATCGTCGTGGAGTTCCCCGGGAGCCGCTTCAGGGGCGAGATCATCCCCACGCTCGAACAGCTCGTGCGCAGCGGCACCATCCGCGTGCTCGACCTCGTGCTGATCCGCAAGGGTGAGGACGGCTCCCTCGACTTCTCCGAGCTCAGCGAGGTGGACGAGAGCGAGCTCGGGGTGCTGCGGGCCTACGAGACCGAGCTCGCGTGGCTGCTCAGCGAGGACGACGTGGCAGCGGTGGCCGAGGTGATCGAGCCGGGCAGCACGGCGGCGCTGCTGGTGTGGGAGAACGCCTGGGCGGCCCCGTTCGCCTCGGCGCTGCGCCACGCCGGAGGGCACCTGGTCGACAGCGGCCGGATCCCGGTGCAGGCGCTGATCCAGGCGATCGAGGAAGAAGAGGCCGAGGACGCAGGAGAGGGTGAGTGA
- a CDS encoding DUF726 domain-containing protein: protein MPKSSVNFDPVGRRGMRVTLQTERGWRLEAEGEVDLALPEFKGAEKLLRNLVITVNLWAFACAEKERRLTRDQKLREELERRARSHADLARNVADLVDKVGLEVREGWCSACFKHVDHRKAETGLGVPTYVCDGCGAATLTCAAPRCPNMATRGFGAVRIPRFCAEHRHELPSFERGTAQINDLSAFTDLLRYEKKNLAKTTKLAGSALVAAGAMTGVGLLAAPLIGGIVGTTIGGYTGAAATSYGLAFLGGGSLAAGGLGMAGGTAVVAAAGASLGGVLGAGLTNAYVREDKSFMIEKLQDGGGVPVIVCSGFLTEGKKGWGDWQRIITERYPDSLVYRVHWGAEELKDLTAVVSGNLGWAVAAKAVKKVALKASKQVAKKVGPFSGALIFVDLVKNPWWRARERANKTGAIVADLIARTDLDEVVLVGHSLGARAMLCAAVALATKDEAPKVREIHLLGAAVGAGGDWGPLNAAVQRFAYNYHSREDKVLKFFYSIAQGGSTAAGCGGMATRLKRIKNVDVTRQVPDHSGYCKSLSLK, encoded by the coding sequence ATGCCAAAGTCCTCTGTCAATTTCGACCCCGTCGGCCGGCGCGGAATGCGCGTGACGCTGCAAACGGAGCGGGGTTGGAGGCTGGAAGCGGAAGGCGAAGTCGACCTCGCCCTCCCCGAGTTCAAGGGAGCTGAGAAGCTCCTGCGCAACCTGGTGATCACCGTCAACCTGTGGGCCTTTGCCTGCGCTGAGAAGGAGCGGCGGCTAACGCGCGATCAGAAGTTGCGCGAGGAGCTCGAAAGGCGGGCGCGTTCCCACGCCGACTTGGCGCGTAACGTGGCAGACCTCGTCGACAAGGTCGGGCTTGAAGTGCGCGAAGGCTGGTGCTCCGCCTGCTTCAAACACGTGGACCACAGGAAGGCAGAGACCGGCCTTGGAGTGCCGACCTACGTCTGCGACGGCTGCGGAGCCGCCACCTTGACCTGTGCTGCCCCTCGCTGCCCGAATATGGCCACCCGTGGGTTCGGGGCAGTGCGGATCCCTCGCTTTTGCGCCGAGCACCGGCACGAGCTCCCCAGCTTCGAGCGAGGCACAGCCCAAATCAACGATCTGTCCGCCTTCACAGACCTGCTGAGATACGAGAAGAAGAACCTCGCCAAGACGACAAAGTTGGCTGGATCCGCGCTGGTCGCAGCGGGGGCGATGACGGGCGTCGGGCTCTTGGCTGCTCCCCTCATCGGAGGCATCGTCGGTACCACCATTGGGGGGTACACGGGTGCGGCGGCGACCAGTTACGGCCTGGCCTTCTTGGGTGGCGGGTCGCTGGCTGCGGGAGGTCTCGGAATGGCCGGGGGCACCGCCGTGGTCGCGGCCGCGGGAGCCAGCCTTGGGGGTGTTCTTGGGGCGGGGCTGACGAATGCGTACGTCCGTGAAGACAAGTCCTTCATGATCGAGAAGCTGCAAGATGGTGGTGGTGTCCCCGTGATCGTCTGCTCTGGCTTTCTCACCGAGGGCAAGAAGGGATGGGGCGACTGGCAGCGAATCATCACTGAGAGGTATCCGGACTCCCTGGTCTACCGGGTCCACTGGGGCGCCGAGGAACTGAAGGACCTGACCGCGGTGGTAAGCGGAAACCTCGGCTGGGCTGTGGCGGCCAAGGCCGTAAAGAAGGTCGCCCTGAAGGCCAGCAAGCAGGTGGCCAAGAAGGTAGGGCCCTTTAGCGGGGCACTGATATTCGTCGACCTTGTCAAGAATCCTTGGTGGAGGGCTCGTGAGCGTGCGAACAAGACAGGAGCGATTGTCGCGGACCTGATCGCCCGCACCGACCTGGACGAGGTGGTCCTTGTAGGCCACAGCCTCGGGGCGCGCGCAATGCTCTGCGCTGCGGTGGCCCTCGCCACCAAGGACGAGGCGCCTAAGGTTCGCGAAATCCACCTCCTGGGGGCAGCCGTGGGCGCGGGCGGCGACTGGGGGCCCCTCAACGCAGCGGTCCAGCGGTTCGCCTACAACTACCACTCCCGCGAGGACAAGGTCCTCAAGTTCTTCTACTCGATCGCGCAGGGGGGCAGCACCGCGGCGGGCTGTGGCGGGATGGCCACGCGGTTGAAGAGGATCAAGAATGTCGACGTCACCCGCCAGGTCCCGGATCACTCCGGCTACTGCAAGTCCCTTTCGCTCAAGTAG
- a CDS encoding bifunctional salicylyl-CoA 5-hydroxylase/oxidoreductase: MRIAIAGGGPGGLYLAALMKQLDPAHEVTVWERNAPDDTFGFGVVFSDETLGGIEGADTEIYGRMERRFARWTDIDVGAFGRSFTVGGQGFAAMGRRELLQILQERAGELGVVVHYRTPAPDLAQLRAAHDLVVAADGLNSTVRDAGADVFRPTLDRRRNKYIWLGTDLVFEAFQFFVKQTEWGTMQIHGYPYSDTGSTFIVEMHEDVWRRAGFDRTEHEAFPPGASDEHAVERIREIFRDELEGHRVLTNNSKWVSFHTVRNERWHDGNVVLLGDAAHTAHFSIGSGTKLAMEDALALAACLHEHTTVEQALTAYEAERRPVVESTQRAAQASLEWFERIGMYADQDPAQFVFNLLTRSRRITFENLKERDGEFAALMEAEFARQQGCAEVVPAMFQPARIGGLELKNRVILSPMDMYSAVDGVPGEFHLVHLGSKALGGAGLVMTEMTCVSPEGRITPGCPGLWNDAQRDAWARVTGFVHGHSTAKVGLQLGHSGRKGSTKLMWEGMDEPLEEGNWPVIGPSPIPYGEGCHVPREVTRDDLDAVVADFVAAARRGVEAGFDLIELHAAHGYLLSSFLSPVSNRRTDEYGGDVGARLRFPLEVFDAVRAVVPPTVPVTVRISATDWVPDGNTADDAVEIARAFIEHGAAAIDVSSGQVTRDERPAFGRSYQTPFADRIRHEVAAPAGVAVIAVGAISSYDDVNSILLAGRADLCALGRTHLYDPQWTLHAAAEQEYQGPAADWPLPWRAGQRKPPTSRTDKVPPRLSLLRSGPLEPVHVRWKPATPPLAG, translated from the coding sequence ATGAGGATCGCCATCGCGGGCGGCGGCCCCGGGGGCCTGTACCTCGCCGCGCTGATGAAGCAGCTCGACCCGGCGCACGAGGTCACCGTCTGGGAGCGCAACGCCCCCGACGACACGTTCGGCTTCGGCGTGGTCTTCTCCGACGAGACCCTGGGCGGCATCGAGGGCGCCGACACCGAGATCTACGGCCGGATGGAGCGCCGGTTCGCGAGGTGGACCGACATCGACGTCGGCGCCTTCGGCCGCTCGTTCACGGTGGGCGGCCAGGGCTTCGCGGCCATGGGCCGCCGGGAGCTCCTGCAGATCCTGCAGGAGCGGGCGGGCGAGCTCGGGGTCGTGGTCCACTACCGCACGCCGGCACCCGACCTGGCGCAGCTGCGCGCGGCGCACGACCTGGTGGTCGCCGCGGACGGGCTGAACTCGACGGTCCGTGACGCCGGTGCGGACGTGTTCCGGCCCACCCTGGACCGGCGCCGCAACAAGTACATCTGGCTGGGCACCGACCTGGTGTTCGAGGCGTTCCAGTTCTTCGTCAAGCAGACGGAGTGGGGCACGATGCAGATCCACGGCTACCCCTACTCCGACACGGGCTCGACGTTCATCGTCGAGATGCACGAGGACGTCTGGCGGCGCGCCGGGTTCGACCGGACGGAGCACGAGGCGTTCCCGCCGGGGGCGTCCGACGAGCACGCGGTCGAGCGCATCAGGGAGATCTTCCGGGACGAGCTCGAGGGCCACCGGGTCCTCACCAACAACTCGAAGTGGGTCAGCTTCCACACCGTCCGCAACGAGCGGTGGCACGACGGCAACGTCGTCCTGCTCGGCGACGCGGCGCACACCGCCCACTTCTCCATCGGCTCCGGGACCAAGCTCGCCATGGAGGACGCCCTGGCACTCGCTGCGTGCCTGCACGAGCACACCACCGTGGAGCAGGCGCTCACCGCCTACGAGGCCGAGCGCCGGCCGGTCGTCGAGTCGACCCAGCGCGCCGCCCAGGCGTCGCTGGAGTGGTTCGAGCGCATCGGCATGTACGCCGACCAGGACCCGGCGCAGTTCGTGTTCAACCTGCTCACCCGGTCCCGGCGCATCACCTTCGAGAACCTCAAGGAGCGCGACGGGGAGTTCGCAGCCCTGATGGAGGCGGAGTTCGCGCGGCAGCAGGGGTGCGCCGAGGTCGTGCCGGCGATGTTCCAGCCCGCCAGGATCGGGGGGCTTGAGCTGAAGAACCGCGTGATCCTCTCGCCGATGGACATGTACTCCGCCGTCGACGGGGTGCCGGGCGAGTTCCACCTTGTCCACCTGGGGTCCAAGGCGCTCGGCGGTGCCGGCCTGGTCATGACGGAGATGACCTGCGTCTCGCCCGAGGGGCGGATCACGCCCGGCTGCCCCGGGCTGTGGAACGACGCGCAGCGGGACGCCTGGGCCAGGGTCACCGGCTTCGTGCACGGCCACAGCACCGCGAAGGTCGGCCTGCAGCTCGGCCACTCGGGCCGCAAGGGCTCGACGAAGCTCATGTGGGAGGGCATGGACGAGCCGCTGGAGGAGGGCAACTGGCCTGTCATCGGGCCCTCCCCCATCCCCTACGGCGAGGGCTGCCACGTCCCGCGCGAGGTCACCCGCGACGACTTGGACGCCGTCGTGGCCGACTTCGTCGCGGCGGCCCGCCGTGGCGTGGAGGCCGGGTTCGACCTCATCGAGCTCCACGCGGCCCACGGCTACCTGCTGTCCTCGTTCCTGTCGCCGGTGTCCAACCGGCGCACGGACGAGTACGGCGGGGACGTGGGCGCCCGGTTGCGCTTCCCGCTCGAGGTCTTCGACGCGGTCCGGGCCGTCGTGCCACCGACCGTCCCGGTCACGGTGCGCATCTCCGCCACCGACTGGGTGCCCGACGGCAACACCGCCGACGACGCCGTGGAGATCGCCCGCGCGTTCATCGAGCACGGCGCGGCCGCCATCGACGTGTCCTCCGGGCAGGTGACCCGGGACGAGAGGCCGGCGTTCGGTCGCTCCTACCAGACGCCCTTCGCGGACCGGATCCGTCACGAGGTCGCGGCACCGGCCGGGGTCGCCGTGATCGCGGTCGGGGCCATCTCCTCCTACGACGACGTCAACTCGATCCTGCTGGCCGGGCGAGCCGACCTGTGTGCGCTCGGACGCACCCACCTGTACGACCCGCAGTGGACGCTGCACGCGGCGGCCGAGCAGGAGTACCAGGGGCCAGCGGCCGACTGGCCGCTCCCGTGGCGCGCCGGGCAGCGGAAGCCACCGACCTCACGCACCGACAAGGTGCCACCGCGCCTGTCCCTGCTGCGCTCCGGCCCGCTCGAGCCGGTCCACGTCCGCTGGAAGCCCGCCACGCCGCCGCTGGCAGGATGA